One Faecalispora anaeroviscerum genomic window carries:
- a CDS encoding energy-coupling factor transporter ATPase, protein MSEVILETKNLTYRYGVGTPLEQVAVDEVNISIRRGEFLGVIGHTGSGKSTLIQQLNGLMRPTSGQVLLNGNDIWAEPKKIRAVRFQVGLVFQYPEYQLFEETVFRDICFGPRNMGLSEDEVKDRALGAAEFVGLRPELLEKSPFELSGGEKRRAAIAGVVAMDPEVLVLDEPAAGLDPQGRDQLLEQIRSYHQKRGNTVLLVSHSMEDIARVADRALVMNHGKAVMLDTVQRVFSRRNELESMGLRVPQITKIMSLLRAKGYPVNEGALTVDEALRDLLPLLRERGCVR, encoded by the coding sequence ATGTCCGAAGTCATATTGGAAACAAAAAATTTAACATACCGGTACGGGGTGGGCACGCCTTTGGAGCAGGTTGCGGTGGACGAGGTCAATATCTCGATTCGCCGGGGCGAGTTCCTGGGTGTGATTGGTCATACCGGTTCGGGAAAATCGACGCTAATTCAGCAGCTCAACGGCCTGATGCGCCCTACCTCTGGCCAGGTGCTGCTCAACGGAAACGATATTTGGGCGGAGCCCAAGAAAATTCGCGCGGTGCGCTTTCAGGTGGGGCTGGTGTTCCAGTACCCGGAATACCAGCTGTTTGAAGAAACCGTGTTTCGCGACATCTGCTTCGGCCCGCGTAACATGGGGCTTTCGGAGGACGAGGTCAAGGACCGCGCTCTTGGCGCGGCGGAGTTTGTAGGCCTTCGACCCGAGCTTCTGGAAAAATCCCCGTTCGAGCTTTCGGGCGGTGAAAAGCGCCGGGCGGCGATTGCCGGTGTGGTCGCGATGGACCCCGAGGTGCTGGTTTTGGATGAGCCCGCCGCGGGGCTGGACCCGCAGGGCCGTGACCAGCTGCTGGAGCAAATCCGCAGCTACCACCAGAAGCGCGGCAATACGGTGCTTTTGGTGTCGCACAGCATGGAGGATATTGCCCGTGTGGCAGACCGCGCGCTGGTGATGAACCATGGAAAGGCCGTAATGCTCGATACCGTGCAGCGGGTGTTTTCACGCCGGAATGAGCTGGAGAGCATGGGTCTGCGCGTGCCACAGATTACAAAAATTATGAGTCTGCTCCGTGCGAAGGGCTACCCCGTGAATGAGGGCGCGCTCACAGTGGACGAAGCGCTGCGCGATCTGCTGCCGCTGCTGCGCGAAAGGGGGTGCGTGCGATGA
- a CDS encoding energy-coupling factor transporter transmembrane component T family protein, translated as MIRDITLGQYFPGKSLVHRMDARVKIVLTFVFIIFIFIANNLPAMLLMVGMVLCAMLLSGISVRQYLKSLKAVIIVVALTAVLNLFYGSGDILVQLGFLTIRTGGVINCVFIAVRIISLILFSSVLTFTTSPTDMTDALERIMKPLKVFHIKVHEIAMMMTIALRFVPTLLEETDKIMSAQKARGADMESGGAIQRAKALIPILIPLFVSSFRRAYELAMAMECRCYRGGEGRTKMKSLHMTALDGWAIAVSSAACAGTLACAVLLPSLF; from the coding sequence ATGATTCGGGACATTACGCTCGGCCAGTATTTTCCGGGGAAATCCCTTGTTCACCGCATGGATGCCCGCGTGAAGATCGTTCTAACCTTTGTGTTTATTATTTTTATTTTTATCGCGAACAATCTGCCCGCCATGCTGCTGATGGTGGGAATGGTACTGTGCGCCATGCTGCTTTCGGGCATTTCGGTGCGGCAGTATTTAAAAAGCCTGAAGGCCGTCATCATTGTTGTGGCGCTCACGGCGGTGCTGAACCTGTTTTACGGCAGCGGCGATATTCTGGTGCAACTGGGCTTTCTGACCATCCGCACCGGCGGTGTGATCAACTGTGTGTTTATCGCCGTGCGTATCATCAGTCTGATTCTGTTTAGCTCGGTGCTGACGTTCACCACGTCGCCGACCGACATGACCGATGCGCTCGAGCGCATTATGAAGCCGCTTAAGGTCTTTCACATCAAGGTACACGAGATCGCGATGATGATGACCATCGCGCTGCGCTTTGTGCCGACGCTGCTGGAAGAAACCGATAAGATCATGAGCGCGCAGAAGGCGCGCGGGGCCGATATGGAAAGCGGCGGGGCCATTCAGCGCGCTAAGGCGCTGATCCCGATTCTGATTCCGCTGTTTGTGTCGTCGTTTCGACGGGCATATGAGCTTGCGATGGCGATGGAGTGCCGCTGTTACCGCGGCGGCGAGGGCCGCACGAAGATGAAGAGCCTGCACATGACTGCTCTGGACGGGTGGGCGATTGCGGTTTCCTCCGCTGCGTGCGCCGGTACGCTGGCATGCGCCGTGCTGCTGCCCAGCCTGTTTTAG
- the truA gene encoding tRNA pseudouridine(38-40) synthase TruA has product MRNILFNIAYDGSAYHGWQVQNNAVSVQEVFQQAMLQVVGCVPDVKACSRTDTGVHARQFCISAKIERDIPCERLTPAMNHFLPPDVAVLSCREMPMDFHARYSCRGKEYVYQFWNAPVRDPFLYGYALHYWYPMDLERLNRAAAHFIGTHDFTSFCTIDARDPGNMVRTVTKAEVSREGDMVRFTVAANGFLYHMVRIMAGTLLRVAQGKFEPEQISQILEQRNRHIAGPTAPPDGLYLNRVFYDEEVMG; this is encoded by the coding sequence ATGCGGAACATTCTTTTTAACATTGCCTACGACGGCTCCGCTTACCACGGGTGGCAGGTGCAGAACAACGCCGTTTCGGTGCAGGAGGTCTTTCAGCAGGCGATGCTTCAGGTGGTTGGCTGTGTGCCGGACGTAAAGGCCTGCAGCCGAACCGATACCGGCGTACACGCGCGGCAGTTCTGCATCAGCGCGAAGATCGAGCGCGACATTCCGTGCGAGCGGCTTACGCCCGCGATGAATCACTTTTTGCCGCCGGATGTTGCGGTGCTTTCCTGCCGTGAAATGCCGATGGACTTTCACGCGCGTTACTCGTGCCGGGGCAAAGAATACGTTTATCAGTTCTGGAACGCCCCGGTGCGCGACCCGTTTCTGTACGGTTACGCCCTGCATTATTGGTACCCGATGGATTTGGAACGGCTCAACCGCGCAGCCGCTCATTTTATTGGTACGCACGATTTTACCTCCTTCTGCACAATTGACGCGCGCGACCCCGGCAATATGGTTCGCACTGTGACAAAGGCCGAGGTGAGCCGCGAGGGAGATATGGTGCGGTTTACGGTGGCGGCGAACGGCTTTTTGTATCATATGGTTCGCATTATGGCGGGCACGCTGCTGCGCGTGGCCCAGGGTAAATTCGAGCCGGAGCAGATTTCGCAGATTCTGGAGCAGCGCAACCGCCACATTGCAGGGCCTACTGCTCCTCCCGACGGACTGTATCTGAACCGTGTCTTTTACGATGAGGAAGTGATGGGATGA
- a CDS encoding DUF5711 family protein — protein sequence MTRKTKGKRFLDDESDLEELGREGNPNARERRERVVFPQMPRWLYRVILILLISVAGLLVWFNRDNLSPQNIGGWIQSKVVGMGVGDGYPAALDNGRNVAPGNFFAADKNVVVVSDTSITMLNSTAKELARRQHSFSNPVAKAWGQRVLVYNLGGTGYQVESISKAGERRIADSDILAGAISGNGRVALATESQGYHSRMTVYQENGKAFYTYDFSEYYITHIALNRSGTRAAVAGVAAKNGAMVSVVYLFDFGSPKPVSQLTYQDNLVLSLDYGQNGAIVAVGDQLTSVISENGEKTDYGYGSQSYLGSAVDNGRTALLLAPYANADSASLVLVDAKGKQTASVPMGQKAESISLYGDTAAVLLSDETIHAYTASGGAQKGACSGGKDARALTLRDESSVYVLGFSEIRLEHFAAQQEQNTAQNAAGSAVSG from the coding sequence ATGACCCGAAAAACCAAGGGAAAGCGCTTTTTGGACGATGAGAGCGATCTGGAGGAGCTGGGCCGTGAGGGAAACCCGAACGCAAGAGAGCGCCGCGAGCGGGTCGTGTTCCCGCAGATGCCCCGCTGGCTGTACCGCGTGATTCTGATTCTGCTGATTTCGGTGGCGGGTCTGCTCGTATGGTTTAACCGAGACAACCTGTCACCGCAGAACATCGGCGGGTGGATCCAGTCAAAGGTGGTTGGCATGGGCGTGGGCGACGGCTACCCCGCCGCGCTTGACAATGGACGCAACGTGGCCCCCGGCAATTTTTTTGCCGCGGACAAAAACGTGGTTGTGGTCAGCGATACTTCGATTACGATGCTCAACTCTACCGCCAAGGAGCTGGCGCGCCGCCAGCACAGCTTTTCCAATCCCGTGGCCAAAGCCTGGGGCCAGCGCGTACTGGTGTATAATCTGGGTGGCACGGGCTACCAGGTGGAGAGCATCTCCAAAGCGGGGGAGCGCCGCATTGCCGATTCGGATATTCTCGCTGGAGCGATTTCCGGTAACGGGCGCGTAGCCCTTGCGACTGAAAGCCAGGGGTACCATTCGCGCATGACGGTATACCAAGAAAATGGCAAGGCGTTTTATACTTACGATTTTTCAGAATACTACATTACTCATATTGCGTTGAATCGCAGCGGCACCCGCGCTGCTGTGGCCGGGGTGGCCGCGAAGAACGGCGCAATGGTTTCGGTGGTGTATCTGTTCGATTTCGGCAGCCCGAAGCCGGTGTCGCAGCTTACTTATCAGGATAATCTGGTGCTTTCCCTCGATTACGGGCAGAACGGCGCCATTGTTGCGGTGGGCGACCAGCTCACGAGTGTGATTTCAGAAAATGGCGAAAAAACGGATTACGGTTACGGTTCACAAAGCTACCTTGGCAGCGCGGTGGATAACGGCCGCACGGCGCTTCTGCTGGCGCCCTATGCCAACGCGGATTCCGCCAGCCTGGTGCTGGTCGACGCGAAGGGTAAGCAGACAGCCTCAGTGCCAATGGGGCAAAAGGCAGAATCCATATCGCTGTACGGCGACACCGCCGCGGTGCTGCTCAGTGATGAAACAATTCATGCCTACACCGCGTCCGGCGGGGCGCAAAAGGGTGCGTGCAGCGGCGGGAAAGATGCCCGCGCGCTCACACTGCGGGATGAAAGCTCGGTGTACGTGCTGGGCTTCAGTGAAATCCGCTTAGAACACTTTGCCGCACAGCAGGAGCAGAACACAGCGCAGAACGCCGCCGGGAGCGCGGTCTCGGGCTGA
- a CDS encoding CvpA family protein, with amino-acid sequence MSLIDLILVAILTWFTIVGCEKGLIRSVAGFVGYVIASAAAAVIGRMAAGALFQNFIYDNLVGKITETLQKTAGQGAEQKAQALQDSLPSFLGSGLSGDGLLSTLNGSIEKAAPQIANLLSPSVIGFTRLVITVVLFSALYFVVRLLVRLLGSAFRLPILHQIDMAAGGVVGFFSGCAIVLLLCMLLQIGLPMMKGGLFGITQSDLKSSWVYQSIYEKSPVNFLFPEE; translated from the coding sequence GTGAGTTTAATTGATTTAATACTGGTTGCGATTCTCACCTGGTTTACAATTGTTGGCTGCGAAAAAGGGCTGATCCGTTCCGTGGCCGGGTTTGTCGGCTATGTGATCGCCTCTGCTGCTGCGGCTGTGATCGGCCGCATGGCGGCGGGTGCTTTGTTTCAGAATTTTATTTATGACAATCTGGTGGGGAAAATTACAGAGACCCTGCAGAAAACAGCGGGCCAGGGAGCCGAGCAGAAGGCTCAGGCGCTCCAGGATTCGCTGCCGTCCTTCCTGGGAAGTGGTCTTTCCGGCGACGGCCTTTTATCGACGCTGAACGGCTCGATCGAGAAGGCTGCGCCGCAGATCGCAAATCTGCTGTCCCCTTCGGTGATCGGTTTTACCCGCCTGGTGATTACGGTGGTTTTGTTCTCGGCGCTTTATTTTGTCGTCCGTCTTCTGGTGCGCTTGCTTGGTTCGGCGTTCCGCCTGCCGATTCTTCACCAGATTGACATGGCTGCCGGTGGCGTTGTCGGCTTTTTCAGTGGCTGCGCGATCGTGCTGCTGCTTTGCATGCTATTGCAGATCGGCCTGCCCATGATGAAGGGTGGTCTGTTCGGTATTACGCAGAGTGATTTGAAATCTTCCTGGGTCTACCAGTCTATTTATGAAAAAAGCCCGGTTAATTTCCTGTTCCCTGAGGAATAA
- a CDS encoding CDP-alcohol phosphatidyltransferase family protein: MRDINKNITIPNALSVFRILLIPPFVLYFLAQQWRAAGVVLVVSGLTDLVDGYIARHFNQITELGKLLDPLADKLTQAAVAVCMAIAEPVLVPFLAVFVLKETVMIIAACVLLRRKKRPTAAKWYGKVATTMFYVSFSVIYVLKGFFQYENFYLTITLLSATVGMMVYAFLQYFKIFWTTLHSEDPKDTVDLELKARRTISRKQG, translated from the coding sequence ATGAGGGACATCAACAAGAACATCACGATTCCGAATGCGCTTTCCGTTTTTCGAATCCTGCTGATTCCGCCATTTGTGCTTTATTTTTTGGCACAGCAGTGGCGTGCTGCCGGAGTCGTACTGGTGGTATCCGGCCTGACGGATTTGGTGGACGGTTATATTGCCCGCCATTTTAACCAGATCACCGAACTGGGTAAGCTGCTTGATCCGCTTGCGGATAAGCTGACGCAGGCCGCGGTGGCAGTGTGCATGGCAATTGCGGAGCCGGTTCTGGTGCCGTTTCTGGCAGTGTTTGTCCTCAAAGAAACGGTGATGATCATTGCGGCCTGTGTGCTGCTGAGGCGTAAAAAGCGCCCCACGGCTGCAAAGTGGTACGGCAAGGTAGCTACAACGATGTTCTACGTTTCGTTTTCGGTTATTTATGTGCTGAAAGGCTTTTTTCAATACGAAAACTTTTACCTTACCATTACGCTGTTATCGGCGACCGTCGGAATGATGGTCTATGCCTTTCTTCAATATTTTAAAATTTTCTGGACGACGCTTCATTCCGAAGACCCCAAGGATACGGTTGACCTGGAGCTGAAGGCCAGACGCACCATTTCCCGCAAGCAGGGATAA
- a CDS encoding ATP-dependent Clp protease ATP-binding subunit, which produces MICSRCKKRPAVVFVASSSDAKDARGYCLKCARELGIQPVKDMMNQMGITEDQLETMEDQLDEMMGGLAETSGDGDNDGDGFVPGGAATFPLIQSMFGSGKSAPESGGETTQTVEHKKPENKKKRRNIDTYCSDLTKRAKNHEIDRIVGRDQEIARVIQILCRRTKNNPCLIGEPGVGKTAIAEGLAIRIAEGNVPARLRKKEIHLLDLTALVAGTQFRGQFESRIKGLVDEVKADGDVILFIDEVHNLVGTGDAEGSMNAANILKPALSRGEIQVIGATTFTEYRKYIEKDSALERRFQPVKIGEPSVEQTTQVLLGIKSYYEDFHRVHVPDDVIRRAVVLSERYISDRFLPDKAIDLLDEACASAALRNQKMADYDTASFRLDSLRQQETDLTADGVDPDYEKLAQVRYEIASLEEKTRQLMPEALGSDVGLEDLAHVIELWTGIPASRVQESELKKLAGLEELLNKKVIGQQEAVAAVAAAIRRSRVQISPRRRPASFIFVGPTGVGKTELAKVISKELFDTPETLIRLDMSEFMEKHSVSRIIGSPPGYVGYDEAGQVTEKVRRRPYSVLLFDEIEKAHPDVMNILLQILDEGRITDAQGRTVNFENTIIVMTSNAGSEKREGALGFAKTDADVSREKTMKALSEFLRPEFLSRVDEVIVFRAMNAEDYQKIAALMLDEYTTALTERGIRFAYDEKAVKWLAEHAIGGKSGARDLRNLIRRKVEDRITAEIVEHSDSSLSGIAVTEENDEIKLQII; this is translated from the coding sequence ATGATTTGTTCAAGATGCAAAAAACGCCCGGCCGTTGTGTTTGTTGCCTCCAGTTCAGACGCAAAGGACGCCAGAGGATATTGCCTGAAATGTGCCAGAGAACTGGGGATTCAGCCTGTAAAGGACATGATGAACCAGATGGGCATTACGGAGGATCAGCTGGAAACGATGGAGGATCAGCTCGACGAGATGATGGGCGGGCTGGCGGAGACATCTGGCGATGGTGACAACGACGGCGATGGCTTTGTGCCCGGCGGCGCGGCCACGTTCCCGCTCATTCAGAGCATGTTTGGAAGTGGAAAATCCGCTCCGGAATCCGGCGGCGAAACGACCCAGACCGTGGAGCATAAAAAACCCGAAAACAAAAAGAAGCGCCGTAATATCGACACCTACTGCTCCGATCTGACGAAGCGGGCCAAGAACCACGAAATCGACCGCATTGTGGGCCGTGATCAGGAGATTGCCCGTGTGATTCAGATTCTGTGCCGCAGAACCAAGAACAACCCCTGTCTGATCGGCGAGCCCGGCGTTGGCAAAACCGCCATCGCGGAAGGACTTGCGATTCGCATTGCGGAGGGCAACGTGCCCGCCCGCCTGCGCAAAAAAGAAATTCACCTGCTTGATCTCACCGCGCTGGTGGCCGGTACGCAGTTCCGCGGCCAGTTCGAAAGCCGCATTAAGGGGCTGGTGGACGAGGTGAAGGCCGACGGTGATGTGATTCTGTTCATCGATGAGGTGCACAATCTGGTTGGCACCGGCGACGCCGAAGGCTCTATGAATGCCGCTAATATTTTAAAGCCAGCCCTTTCTCGCGGAGAAATTCAGGTGATCGGCGCGACTACCTTTACCGAATACCGCAAATACATTGAAAAAGACAGCGCGCTTGAGCGCCGCTTCCAGCCCGTGAAGATCGGCGAACCGTCTGTTGAGCAGACGACGCAGGTGCTGCTGGGCATCAAAAGCTATTACGAGGATTTTCACCGCGTGCATGTGCCGGACGATGTGATCCGCCGCGCGGTGGTGCTCTCCGAACGATATATCAGCGACCGGTTCCTGCCCGACAAGGCGATCGATCTGCTGGATGAAGCGTGCGCCAGCGCCGCGCTGCGTAATCAGAAAATGGCGGATTACGACACCGCTTCCTTCCGTTTGGATTCCCTGCGTCAGCAGGAAACCGACCTGACGGCGGACGGGGTAGACCCGGACTACGAGAAGCTGGCACAGGTACGCTATGAAATCGCCAGTCTGGAGGAGAAAACCCGCCAGCTGATGCCCGAAGCGCTCGGCAGTGATGTTGGCCTTGAGGATCTGGCGCATGTAATCGAGCTTTGGACGGGGATTCCGGCCAGCCGTGTGCAGGAAAGCGAGCTGAAAAAGCTCGCCGGCCTCGAGGAGCTGCTCAACAAAAAGGTGATCGGCCAGCAGGAGGCCGTTGCCGCCGTAGCCGCGGCTATCCGCCGCAGCAGGGTGCAGATCAGCCCTCGCCGCCGCCCGGCTTCGTTTATCTTTGTCGGCCCCACCGGCGTGGGAAAGACCGAGCTGGCCAAGGTGATTTCGAAAGAGCTGTTCGATACACCGGAAACGCTTATCCGCCTCGATATGTCTGAATTTATGGAGAAGCACTCCGTTTCGCGCATCATCGGTTCGCCGCCCGGCTATGTGGGCTACGATGAGGCCGGTCAGGTCACCGAGAAGGTGCGCCGCCGCCCGTATTCCGTGCTGTTGTTTGATGAGATTGAAAAGGCGCATCCCGATGTGATGAACATTTTGCTCCAGATTCTGGATGAAGGCCGAATCACCGACGCGCAGGGGCGCACCGTCAATTTTGAAAATACGATCATTGTTATGACCTCGAACGCGGGCAGCGAAAAACGCGAGGGCGCGCTCGGCTTTGCCAAGACCGACGCTGACGTGAGCCGAGAAAAAACGATGAAGGCTCTTTCCGAATTCCTGCGGCCTGAATTTTTGAGCCGTGTGGATGAGGTGATTGTTTTCCGTGCGATGAACGCCGAGGATTACCAGAAGATCGCCGCGTTGATGCTCGATGAATACACCACAGCCCTCACGGAGCGTGGAATTCGGTTCGCCTACGACGAAAAGGCCGTGAAGTGGCTCGCAGAGCATGCCATCGGCGGCAAGAGCGGCGCGCGTGATTTGCGCAATCTGATCCGCCGCAAGGTGGAGGATCGCATCACCGCAGAGATTGTGGAACACAGCGATTCATCTTTGTCTGGAATTGCCGTAACAGAAGAAAATGATGAAATAAAGTTGCAAATAATTTGA
- a CDS encoding helix-turn-helix domain-containing protein yields MSDQKIKQDEIHIGRNIREIRLKKKIGQTELIRQLQLSNVEMTRETLVKIERGIQHIYATQLRGIRDVLGTSYDELLK; encoded by the coding sequence ATGAGCGATCAAAAGATTAAGCAAGATGAAATTCATATCGGCCGAAACATCAGAGAGATCAGACTGAAAAAGAAGATTGGTCAAACAGAATTAATCCGTCAACTTCAGCTTTCCAATGTCGAAATGACGCGAGAAACTCTCGTAAAAATTGAACGGGGAATACAACATATCTACGCAACGCAGCTTCGCGGAATTCGTGACGTGCTTGGAACATCATACGACGAATTGCTCAAATAG
- a CDS encoding GNAT family N-acetyltransferase, with protein sequence MIFRNGERSDSEQLTEMRVEYLKADWGTLTEEQEAAVKEQLPGYLERDLGESLTAYVAEENGRLAGTVLMLIVEKPAGPSALNGKTGTLMNVYVLPEYRKLGLGAKLVTMALEDARQRGLCHVDLQATAQGRKLYEYLGFQKSESHYTPMVFEL encoded by the coding sequence ATGATATTCCGAAACGGAGAGCGCTCCGACAGCGAACAGTTGACGGAAATGCGAGTGGAATACCTGAAAGCGGATTGGGGAACTCTGACGGAAGAGCAGGAAGCGGCGGTGAAAGAACAGCTGCCGGGTTATCTGGAACGTGATCTGGGGGAAAGCCTGACTGCCTATGTGGCGGAAGAAAACGGGCGCCTGGCCGGTACGGTACTGATGCTGATTGTGGAGAAGCCCGCCGGGCCGTCTGCGCTCAACGGCAAAACCGGAACGCTGATGAACGTTTATGTTCTCCCCGAGTACCGCAAGCTGGGTCTGGGTGCGAAGCTGGTCACCATGGCGCTGGAGGATGCGCGGCAGAGAGGCTTGTGCCATGTGGATCTTCAGGCAACCGCGCAGGGAAGAAAATTGTATGAATACCTTGGGTTCCAAAAGTCGGAATCACACTATACTCCCATGGTGTTCGAGCTGTAA
- a CDS encoding amino acid ABC transporter permease, producing MDFEFIRQNVPMYQTAALLTLRIALWGVLFSFLLGLFCSLIQYYKVPVLRRIVGIYIELSRNTPLLVQLFFLYFGLPKLGVVIDSESCAVMGLAFLGGSYMAEAFRSGLESVEKGQLEAGLSIGLEHSQIIRYVVLPQALSVSVPALCANVIFLIKETSVFSVVALADLMYVAKDLIGLYYKTDEALFLLVTSYLIILLPISIASSLLERRLRYAGFGN from the coding sequence TTGGATTTTGAGTTTATCAGGCAAAATGTGCCCATGTATCAGACTGCGGCGCTGCTGACACTGCGAATCGCTCTGTGGGGCGTTTTGTTTTCGTTTTTACTTGGGCTGTTCTGCAGCCTTATTCAATATTATAAGGTACCTGTGCTGCGCCGGATTGTCGGCATATACATTGAGCTTTCGCGCAATACGCCGCTGTTGGTTCAGTTGTTTTTTCTGTATTTTGGCCTGCCAAAGCTGGGCGTTGTTATTGACTCTGAAAGCTGCGCCGTCATGGGGCTGGCCTTTCTGGGTGGCAGCTATATGGCAGAGGCGTTCCGCAGCGGGCTTGAATCTGTGGAGAAAGGTCAGCTGGAGGCCGGGCTCAGCATTGGGCTGGAGCATTCGCAGATCATCCGCTATGTAGTGCTGCCGCAGGCGCTCTCCGTTTCGGTTCCGGCACTGTGCGCAAATGTGATTTTTCTAATCAAAGAAACGTCGGTGTTCAGCGTGGTGGCTCTAGCAGACCTGATGTATGTTGCGAAGGATTTGATCGGCTTGTATTACAAAACAGATGAGGCGTTGTTTCTGCTTGTGACCTCCTATCTCATCATCCTGCTGCCGATTTCGATTGCCTCTTCGCTTCTGGAAAGGAGGCTGCGCTATGCAGGATTTGGGAATTAG
- a CDS encoding amino acid ABC transporter permease, with translation MQDLGISVLLDGRNFVRLLEGLWVTVRIALLSVVISMVLGVLLGMVMTLKNPITKALSRVYLETVRIMPQLVLLFLVYFGVTKTFGIHLSGEVSAVIVFVFWGTAEMGDLVRGALISIPKHQYESGRALGLTGVQIYQYIIIPQTIRRLLPLAINLATRMVKTTSLIVLIGVVEVLKVGQQIIEANRYTAPSAALWVYGAIFFLYFLVCFPISRLAGRLEKRWQE, from the coding sequence ATGCAGGATTTGGGAATTAGCGTTTTGCTTGACGGGCGCAATTTCGTCCGACTGCTGGAGGGCCTTTGGGTTACGGTGCGCATTGCACTGCTTTCCGTGGTGATTTCGATGGTGCTGGGTGTTCTGCTTGGCATGGTGATGACGCTGAAAAATCCGATTACGAAGGCGCTTTCCCGCGTGTACCTTGAAACGGTGCGTATCATGCCGCAGCTGGTGCTGCTATTTCTGGTGTATTTTGGGGTGACAAAAACGTTTGGCATTCACCTTTCGGGTGAGGTCTCCGCGGTGATTGTGTTCGTGTTCTGGGGCACGGCGGAGATGGGCGATTTGGTGCGCGGCGCGCTGATTTCAATCCCGAAGCATCAGTACGAAAGCGGCCGGGCGCTCGGTCTGACCGGCGTACAGATTTACCAATACATCATTATTCCGCAAACAATTCGGCGGCTGCTGCCGCTTGCAATTAATCTGGCCACCCGTATGGTCAAAACCACCTCTCTCATCGTGCTGATCGGCGTGGTGGAGGTACTCAAGGTGGGCCAGCAGATTATTGAGGCAAACCGTTACACGGCGCCCAGCGCGGCTTTGTGGGTTTACGGTGCGATTTTCTTCCTGTATTTTCTGGTATGCTTCCCCATTTCGCGTTTGGCGGGAAGATTGGAAAAAAGATGGCAGGAATAG
- a CDS encoding amino acid ABC transporter ATP-binding protein: MEKTDALLEIRHLKKDYGSADVLRDVSLTVKRGEVVVVIGPSGCGKSTLLRCINGLEPIQSGEILLSGQVLTDGTAKWSQIRQKIGMVFQSYELFPHMTVLDNILLGPLKVQGRQKEEAVKMAETLLERVGLLEKKSSYPRQLSGGQKQRVAIVRALMMQPEIMLFDEVTAALDPEMVREVLDVMLELAKGGMTMVIVTHEMQFARAIADRVVFMDGGEIVESGEPEEFFTKPKTERLQRFLNIFTFE, encoded by the coding sequence ATGGAGAAAACAGATGCGTTGCTGGAAATCCGGCATCTTAAAAAGGATTACGGTTCCGCCGATGTGCTGCGGGACGTTTCACTGACGGTGAAGCGCGGTGAGGTCGTTGTGGTAATCGGTCCCTCTGGCTGCGGAAAAAGCACCCTGCTGCGATGTATCAACGGGCTGGAGCCCATCCAGTCCGGAGAGATTTTGCTCAGCGGGCAGGTGCTGACAGACGGCACCGCCAAATGGAGCCAGATACGGCAGAAAATCGGCATGGTGTTTCAAAGCTACGAGCTGTTTCCTCATATGACGGTGCTGGATAACATTCTGCTCGGACCCTTAAAGGTGCAGGGCCGGCAAAAAGAAGAAGCCGTAAAAATGGCGGAAACCTTATTGGAACGTGTGGGCCTTCTGGAAAAGAAGAGTTCCTATCCTCGTCAGCTTTCGGGCGGGCAGAAGCAGAGAGTCGCGATTGTGCGCGCTCTGATGATGCAGCCGGAGATCATGCTGTTTGACGAAGTGACCGCGGCTCTCGACCCCGAAATGGTGCGCGAGGTGCTCGACGTGATGCTCGAGCTGGCAAAGGGCGGGATGACCATGGTGATCGTCACGCACGAAATGCAGTTCGCCAGAGCGATTGCCGACCGCGTGGTTTTTATGGACGGTGGCGAGATCGTGGAATCCGGTGAGCCGGAGGAGTTCTTTACGAAGCCGAAAACAGAGCGGCTTCAGCGCTTTTTGAATATCTTCACTTTTGAATAA